A genomic segment from Oncorhynchus clarkii lewisi isolate Uvic-CL-2024 chromosome 14, UVic_Ocla_1.0, whole genome shotgun sequence encodes:
- the c14hxorf65 gene encoding uncharacterized protein CXorf65 homolog isoform X1 has protein sequence MFICIKHGGKAKVIKCIPLVSHLMFAVLETVFHTISLFSSYLLTDNEQFLANTNCPVVLLLQYMRAKMGLPETELVDLCDDRGALKLLFLSQQPQECASRLLPPRCSLTFCIVNRNPKDGAYISITPLVANPDPAFLETLQTQTDSLERARLRQLRSQEDRRATEAPSQTQPTQTAKGRGRAVHMDTPDDEPSNRRTGGRRSRN, from the exons ATGTTCATCTGTATTAAACATGGAGGTAAGGCCAAAGTTATAAAATGCATTCCGCTAGTGTCACATTTGATGTTTGCAGTGTTAGAAACTGTATTTCACACAATTTCTTTATTCTCATCCTATCTCCTCACAGACAATGAGCAGTTTCTGGCCAACACCAACTGCCCTGTGGTTCTCCTGCTGCAGTACATGAGAGCTAAGATGGGCCTGCCGGAGACAG AGCTGGTGGATCTGTGTGATGACCGTGGGGCTCTGAAGCTTCTCTTCCTGTCCCAGCAGCCTCAGGAGTGTGCCAGCCGACTACTTCCTCCCCGCTGCTCCCTCACATTCTGCATTGTGAATC GAAACCCAAAGGATGGTGCCTATATTTCCATCACCCCCTTAGTGGCCAACCCAGACCCtgcatttctgg AGACTCTGCAGACACAGACTGACAGCCTGGAGAGGGCTCGTCTCAGACAGCTCCGCTCTCAGGAGGACCGCAGAGCCACGGAGGCGCCCTCTCAGACCCAACCCACACAAACC GCTAAGGGCCGGGGTCGTGCGGTACATATGGACACCCCTGATGATGAACCCTCCAATCGCCGGACTGGAGGCAGGAGGAGCAGGAACTGA
- the c14hxorf65 gene encoding uncharacterized protein CXorf65 homolog isoform X2 gives MFICIKHGDNEQFLANTNCPVVLLLQYMRAKMGLPETELVDLCDDRGALKLLFLSQQPQECASRLLPPRCSLTFCIVNRNPKDGAYISITPLVANPDPAFLETLQTQTDSLERARLRQLRSQEDRRATEAPSQTQPTQTAKGRGRAVHMDTPDDEPSNRRTGGRRSRN, from the exons ATGTTCATCTGTATTAAACATGGAG ACAATGAGCAGTTTCTGGCCAACACCAACTGCCCTGTGGTTCTCCTGCTGCAGTACATGAGAGCTAAGATGGGCCTGCCGGAGACAG AGCTGGTGGATCTGTGTGATGACCGTGGGGCTCTGAAGCTTCTCTTCCTGTCCCAGCAGCCTCAGGAGTGTGCCAGCCGACTACTTCCTCCCCGCTGCTCCCTCACATTCTGCATTGTGAATC GAAACCCAAAGGATGGTGCCTATATTTCCATCACCCCCTTAGTGGCCAACCCAGACCCtgcatttctgg AGACTCTGCAGACACAGACTGACAGCCTGGAGAGGGCTCGTCTCAGACAGCTCCGCTCTCAGGAGGACCGCAGAGCCACGGAGGCGCCCTCTCAGACCCAACCCACACAAACC GCTAAGGGCCGGGGTCGTGCGGTACATATGGACACCCCTGATGATGAACCCTCCAATCGCCGGACTGGAGGCAGGAGGAGCAGGAACTGA
- the LOC139366259 gene encoding ras-related protein Rap-2c has protein sequence MKEYKVVVLGSGGVGKSALTVQFVTGTFIEKYDPTIEDFYRKEIEVDSSPSVLEILDTAGTEQFASMRDLYIKNGQGFILVYSLVNQQSFQDIRPMRDQIVRVKRFEKVPLILVGNKVDLESEREVAGADGRALAQEWGCPFIETSAKSKTMVDELFAEIVRQMNYATLPEKQEQCCTACVVQ, from the exons ATGAAGGAGTACAAAGTGGTTGTGCTGGGAAGCGGCGGCGTCGGCAAGTCCGCGCTGACTGTCCAGTTTGTCACGGGCACATTCATCGAGAAATATGACCCTACAATTGAGGACTTCTATCGGAAAGAGATTGAAGTGGACTCGTCGCCTTCGGTGCTGGAGATCCTTGACACGGCAGGGACAGAACAGTTCGCCTCCATGAGGGACCTGTACATCAAGAACGGCCAAGGTTTCATACTTGTCTACAGTCTCGTCAATCAACAGTCATTTCAG GACATCAGACCGATGCGAGACCAGATCGTGCGGGTCAAGCGCTTTGAGAAGGTGCCACTGATCCTGGTGGGGAACAAGGTGGACCTGGAGTCTGAGAGGGAGGTGGCGGGTGCAGACGGTCGGGCCCTGGCCCAGGAGTGGGGCTGCCCCTTCATCGAGACCTCAGCCAAGAGCAAGACCATGGTGGACGAGCTGTTTGCTGAGATCGTCCGTCAGATGAACTATGCCACGCTGCCAGAGAAACAGGAGCAGTGCTGCACGGCCTGTGTGGTGCAGTGA
- the LOC139365821 gene encoding stonustoxin subunit beta-like yields MNKSNLVMEAEYVTLIKDLFRTVTFLSVFHTHKRKNMESLEEDREGERLHNSVDHGAECGLQSTLKKHACELTLDPNTAHRKLILFEGNRKVRRAEEEQLYSDHPERFEKWSQVLCREGLSGRCYWEVEWTGQEIRIGVTYKGICRRGLGYECGIGHNDMSWSLSCYDDYFNARHNKENITIPAPSSRSHRVGVFLDWPAGTLSFYSVSSDTLTHLHTFHNTFTEPLYPGFRMWYRGSSVSLCKTTAGEC; encoded by the exons ATGAACAAGTCCAACTTGGTGATGGAGGCAGAGTATGTCACATTGATAAAAGATTTGTTCCGTACAGTCACATTTTTATCAGTGTTCCACACTCATAAGAGGAAGAATATGGAGAGTttagaagaggacagagagggtgaaAGACTGCacaa CAGTGTGGACCATGGTGCAGAGTGCGGGTTACAGTCAACACTGAAGAAAC ATGCCTGTGAActcacactggacccaaacacagcTCACAGAAAGCTCATTCTGTTTGAGGGGAACAGAAAAGTGAGACGAGCGGAAGAGGAACAGTTGTATTctgatcacccagagagatttgaaAAATGGTCACAAGTGCTGTGTAGAGAGGGCCTGTctgggcgctgttactgggaggtagagtggaCTGGGCAAGAGATTCGtataggagtgacatataaaggaatcTGCAGGAGAGGATTAGGGTATGAGTGTGGAATTGGACATAATGACATGTCCTGGAGTCTCAGTTGTTATGATGACTACTTCAATGCCAGGCACAACAAGGAGAACATTACCATACCTGCACCCTCCTCTCGCTCTCACAGAGTAGGAGTGTTTCTGGACTGGCCTgccggcactctgtccttctacagtgtctcctctgacacactgacccacctgcATACTTTCCACAACACATTCACCGAGCCCCTCTACCCAGGATTTAGGATGTGGTATCGTGGGTCTTCAGTTTCCCTGTGCAAGACAACTGCTGGGGAGTGCTAA